A window of Rhododendron vialii isolate Sample 1 chromosome 11a, ASM3025357v1 contains these coding sequences:
- the LOC131306961 gene encoding uncharacterized protein LOC131306961 translates to MTNCLVHLIIALILIKKTQPLQTLLLHFSNHVFFTSFCKRKSSQASAREKQKGKQKVTARPKTNQGFAFDDKPLWNHVKVINVATSGGGNRIWSCNYCSKVVTDSYTKVKGHLLKIPSSGVEDCKIILDAVFDAIKREHAQAETRKAQQELNAKNKAAYVSLPEGSDLAHRKKRKGMAPQGPLPDAFNATQRDVADKEAARMFFANGLPFNFARPPYFRQYSFTLANSRLVSYRPPTYDRLRTTLLSQQKEHVNKLLQPFKDTWRKKGVSVCSDGWSDRQRKQLINIMAASVGGAMFIKAIDSSGNTKDAKYVGSLFMEAIKQIGEEHVVQIVTDNATNYKAAGLSIETKFPHIFWTPCVVHSLNLASKNICDPGAKSPHYAQCKWIVDLVSKVNDIRNFVLNHSMAIYIFNQYSDLKLLSVAETRFASSIIMAKRIVAVRSSLEKMVMDANWKVYRVGGTLWLKIKLEM, encoded by the exons ATGACTAATTGTCTTGTGCATTTAAT AATTGCTCTtatacttataaaaaaaacacagcCTTTACAAACACTTCTCTTGCATTTCTCTAACCATGTCTTTTTCACAAGCTTCTGCAAGAGAAAATCTTCACAAGCTTCTgcaagagaaaaacaaaaagggaaacagAAGGTCACTGCTCGTCCAAAGACAAATCAAGGGTTTGCATTTGATGATAAACCCTTGTGGAATCATGTAAAAGTTATTAATGTGGCTACGAGTGGAGGTGGAAATAGAATTTGGTCTTGCAATTACTGCAGCAAGGTAGTAACCGATTCATACACCAAAGTCAAGGGTCATCTATTGAAGATTCCTAGCTCTGGTGTGGAGGAttgcaaaattattttagaTGCAGTATTTGATGCAATAAAGAGGGAACATGCACAAGCTGAAACTAGAAAGGCCCAACAAGAATTGAATGCAAAAAACAAAGCAGCGTATGTCTCTCTACCCGAGGGATCTGATCTTGCCCATCGAAAGAAACGCAAGGGGATGGCTCCACAAGGTCCTTTACCTGATGCATTTAATGCTACTCAGAGAGATGTTGCTGATAAAGAAGCTGCACGGATGTTTTTTGCCAATGGGTTACCATTTAACTTTGCTAGGCCTCCATACTTCAGGCAATACTCTTTCACTCTTGCAAATAGTAGACTTGTTAGTTATCGTCCCCCTACGTATGATAGGCTTCGAACAACTTTGTTATCACAACAAAAAGAGCATGTCAACAAACTACTCCAACCATTCAAAGATACATGGAGAAAAAAAGGAGTTTCGGTGTGCTCGGATGGGTGGTCCGATAGACAACGTAAACAGCTCATTAACATTATGGCAGCATCAGTAGGGGGAGCAATGTTTATTAAAGCCATTGATTCGAGCGGAAACACAAAGGATGCAAAGTATGTTGGAAGTTTGTTCATGGAAGCAATCAAACAAATAGGAGAAGAACACGTGGTTCAAATAGTGACTGATAATGCAACGAATTACAAGGCGGCTGGCTTGAGCATTGAAACCAAATTCCCACATATATTCTGGACTCCTTGTGTGGTGCATAGTCTAAATTTGGCCTCGAAGAACATATGTGATCCAGGAGCAAAATCACCGCACTATGCCCAATGTAAGTGGATCGTAGACTTGGTTTCGAAAGTTAATGATATTCGTAACTTTGTTCTTAACCATAGCATGGCaatttatattttcaatcaatACTCAGATTTGAAACTATTGAGTGTGGCTGAAACTAGGTTTGCCTCTAGCATTATAATGGCCAAGAGGATAGTGGCAGTTAGGAGTTCTCTTGAAAAAATGGTTATGGATGCAAATTGGAAAGTATATAGGGTTGGTGGAACATTGTGGCTGAAAATAAAGCTCGAAATGTGA